A single genomic interval of Pseudomonas sp. FeN3W harbors:
- a CDS encoding AraC family transcriptional regulator codes for MNAPDDSQPRFWRDAALPFLEARAVADGRKVCYAPHCHETFSIGAITAGASTYFNGAARQRIARGAVVIINPQTVHACNPIDGQPWSYLMFYVDTGWLGALQHELGVSADGRFIPYAPIQSLDPELFAGLTGLYATLLDPQADTLQRQSAAVEYFSLLQQTLAPAVARPAAEPVEQLRRAADYIAEHCTEALRLEDICQAAALSPSYLIRTFRQHYGMTPHAYLLNRRIQRSQHWLRQGHDLAEVALAAGFADQAHFQRTFKRQLAATPGQYRAQPATR; via the coding sequence GTGAACGCCCCAGACGACAGCCAGCCACGCTTCTGGCGCGACGCCGCCCTGCCCTTCCTCGAGGCGCGGGCCGTCGCCGATGGACGCAAGGTCTGCTATGCACCGCACTGTCACGAGACCTTTTCCATCGGTGCGATCACCGCCGGCGCCAGCACCTATTTCAACGGCGCAGCACGCCAGCGGATCGCCCGCGGCGCGGTGGTGATCATCAATCCGCAAACGGTGCACGCCTGCAATCCCATCGACGGCCAGCCCTGGTCGTACCTGATGTTCTATGTCGACACCGGCTGGCTGGGCGCGCTGCAGCATGAACTGGGCGTCAGCGCCGACGGCCGCTTCATCCCCTACGCACCGATCCAGAGCCTCGACCCGGAATTGTTCGCCGGGCTGACCGGGCTGTACGCCACCCTGCTCGACCCGCAGGCGGACACGCTGCAGCGGCAGAGCGCGGCCGTCGAGTACTTCAGCCTGCTGCAGCAGACCCTCGCCCCGGCAGTCGCCCGCCCGGCCGCCGAGCCCGTCGAACAGCTGCGACGGGCGGCCGACTATATCGCCGAACATTGCACCGAGGCGCTGCGTCTGGAAGACATCTGTCAGGCTGCCGCGCTGTCGCCGTCCTATCTGATCCGCACCTTCAGGCAGCACTACGGCATGACCCCGCATGCCTATCTGCTCAACCGTCGCATCCAGCGCAGCCAGCATTGGCTGCGCCAGGGTCATGACCTCGCTGAAGTGGCACTGGCCGCGGGTTTTGCCGACCAGGCGCACTTCCAGCGTACCTTCAAGCGTCAGCTGGCGGCGACGCCCGGGCAATACCGGGCTCAGCCCGCCACTAGATAG
- a CDS encoding methyl-accepting chemotaxis protein, with product MQQPRARIATQLGVALALILAVVITGSTLFALRSLNAANLNTREQHLASEARLLADQLATFHGTLRENTQRLAGLFEKRFTDGLQLDPDQRIEVGGVMTPALMHEGAPLNNDFSVVDDFREMTAGVATVFARDNDDFVRVSTSVTKQDGSRAIGTLLDRQHPAYPLLLSGKQYIGRAFLFDRHYMTQYTPVKDASGRVTAVLFVGFDYTEAQRVQFDGLTRFRIGESGSLALLDEKKQWLVAPPDLSQPEQAADRVAELGGQSGKGAYWTDGSSDIYSVATLFEGGPWTVLASMPAAEIQDVTWSIGLRLAIGNLLAMLLAVAATIWLLRHKLKPLAAVVQQAQALGAGDLSVRSQVRSNDEIGQLADSFNRMGEALSEMVARIRNASGEVSQRAQLLAGLSGGANEGMEQQSGEITSMAGAVEEFSATSLNIADNMRDTQRVARANAEQTSVGRAAMDEASDALAQIATALSGTARVVESLDQRSQEIGSIVGVITAIAEQTNLLALNAAIEAARAGEQGRGFAVVADEVRSLASRTREATERITGMIGQIQTQTGNAMSTMELGQRLMDDGLQRNAKVAAALTLIDEQSRSADEQFSAISTATQEQSSTATLLSSNLQSIALANQEQREVVANLAGTASELDRLAAELRTQVDRFRA from the coding sequence GTGCAACAGCCCCGTGCTCGGATCGCCACGCAACTTGGCGTGGCACTTGCGCTCATCCTCGCCGTGGTCATCACCGGCAGTACGCTCTTCGCCCTTCGCTCGCTGAACGCTGCCAACCTCAATACCCGCGAACAACATCTCGCCAGCGAAGCACGGCTGCTTGCCGATCAGCTGGCCACCTTCCATGGCACGCTGCGCGAGAATACCCAGCGTCTCGCCGGTCTTTTCGAGAAGCGCTTTACCGATGGGTTGCAGCTCGACCCCGACCAGCGCATCGAGGTCGGCGGCGTCATGACACCAGCACTGATGCATGAGGGCGCGCCGCTGAACAATGATTTCAGCGTGGTCGACGATTTCCGCGAGATGACCGCCGGTGTCGCCACCGTCTTCGCCCGCGACAACGATGACTTCGTGCGGGTCAGCACCTCAGTCACCAAGCAGGACGGCAGCCGTGCCATCGGCACCCTGCTGGACCGCCAGCACCCGGCCTATCCGCTACTGCTGAGCGGCAAGCAATACATCGGCCGCGCGTTCCTGTTCGATCGCCATTACATGACCCAGTACACGCCGGTCAAAGATGCCAGCGGCCGGGTGACGGCGGTACTTTTCGTCGGTTTCGACTACACCGAGGCACAGCGCGTGCAGTTCGATGGCCTGACACGCTTTCGCATCGGCGAAAGCGGCTCGCTCGCCCTGCTCGACGAGAAAAAACAGTGGCTGGTGGCGCCGCCTGACCTGAGCCAGCCGGAGCAGGCGGCCGACCGGGTCGCCGAGCTGGGCGGTCAGAGCGGCAAGGGCGCTTACTGGACGGATGGCAGCTCCGATATCTACAGCGTCGCGACCTTGTTCGAGGGCGGCCCGTGGACGGTATTGGCGAGCATGCCGGCCGCGGAAATCCAGGACGTAACCTGGAGCATCGGGTTGCGCCTGGCCATCGGCAATCTGCTGGCGATGCTTCTTGCGGTCGCCGCCACCATCTGGCTGCTGCGCCATAAGCTCAAGCCTCTGGCGGCAGTAGTACAGCAGGCGCAGGCGCTCGGTGCCGGTGATCTCAGCGTGCGCTCGCAGGTACGCAGCAACGACGAGATCGGCCAGCTGGCGGACAGTTTCAACCGGATGGGTGAAGCGCTATCGGAGATGGTCGCGCGCATCCGCAATGCATCAGGCGAAGTCAGCCAACGTGCGCAACTGCTGGCCGGGCTATCCGGCGGTGCCAACGAAGGCATGGAGCAGCAGTCCGGTGAAATCACCAGCATGGCCGGTGCGGTCGAAGAGTTCAGTGCCACGTCACTGAACATCGCCGACAACATGCGCGACACCCAGCGCGTGGCCCGCGCCAATGCCGAGCAGACCAGCGTGGGCCGCGCCGCCATGGACGAGGCATCCGACGCACTGGCACAGATCGCCACGGCGCTGAGCGGCACGGCGCGCGTGGTAGAAAGCCTCGATCAGCGCTCGCAGGAAATCGGCAGCATCGTCGGCGTGATCACTGCCATTGCCGAGCAAACCAATCTGCTCGCACTCAATGCTGCGATCGAGGCGGCCCGCGCCGGTGAACAGGGACGTGGCTTTGCCGTGGTCGCCGACGAGGTTCGCAGCCTCGCTTCGCGCACTCGCGAAGCCACCGAGCGCATTACCGGCATGATCGGCCAGATCCAGACGCAAACCGGTAACGCCATGAGCACCATGGAGCTCGGCCAACGCCTGATGGATGACGGTCTCCAGCGCAATGCCAAGGTGGCCGCAGCCCTGACACTTATCGACGAACAGAGTCGCAGCGCCGACGAGCAATTCAGTGCCATCAGTACCGCTACTCAGGAGCAGAGCAGCACCGCGACCCTGCTGAGCAGCAACCTGCAGAGCATCGCGCTGGCGAATCAGGAACAGCGCGAAGTGGTCGCCAACCTGGCTGGAACCGCCAGCGAACTGGACAGGCTGGCAGCGGAACTGCGCACGCAGGTCGATCGCTTCCGCGCCTGA
- a CDS encoding LysE family translocator: protein MDLYLSMVAFALASSITPGPVNLVALNCGARFGFRASARHITGATVGFTLLLLLIGLGLYELLERAPMLMRGIQWGGVAFLLYMAWRLAADDGRLEPAAAGNGPSALNGALMQWLNPKAWLASVAGMGLFAANGDVLRVWLFAGLYFVICYGSIACWAGAGAFLSRYLQEPGRVRWLNRTMALLLAGSALYLVAG from the coding sequence ATGGACCTCTACCTCTCGATGGTCGCGTTCGCCCTGGCTTCGTCGATCACCCCTGGCCCGGTCAACCTGGTCGCGCTCAACTGTGGCGCGCGTTTCGGCTTTCGCGCCAGTGCTCGGCACATCACCGGCGCAACGGTTGGTTTCACCCTGTTGCTGCTGCTGATCGGTCTCGGGCTTTACGAGCTGCTGGAGCGGGCGCCGATGCTGATGCGTGGCATCCAGTGGGGCGGGGTGGCCTTCCTGCTCTACATGGCCTGGCGGCTGGCAGCCGATGACGGCCGGCTGGAACCCGCGGCGGCCGGCAACGGCCCCTCGGCGCTCAACGGCGCGCTGATGCAATGGCTCAATCCGAAGGCCTGGCTGGCATCCGTGGCGGGCATGGGGCTGTTCGCGGCGAACGGCGATGTCCTGCGGGTCTGGCTGTTCGCCGGCCTGTATTTCGTCATCTGTTATGGCTCGATTGCCTGCTGGGCCGGCGCTGGCGCTTTTCTCAGCCGCTATCTGCAGGAGCCGGGGCGGGTGCGCTGGCTCAATCGAACGATGGCGCTGTTGCTGGCCGGCAGCGCGCTCTATCTAGTGGCGGGCTGA